In Wenyingzhuangia fucanilytica, the following are encoded in one genomic region:
- the galE gene encoding UDP-glucose 4-epimerase GalE — MAKQILVTGGLGFIGSHTVVELQNAGFDVVVIDDLSNTTIKVLDQITEITGTKPAFEQIDLRIKADVKTFFDKYQIDGIIHFAAFKAVGESMHKPLDYYENNLGALVYLLQEMRDRKLDNFIFSSSCTVYGQADELPITEKAPVKKAESVYGNTKQIGEEIIEDASKAHGINAIALRYFNPVGAHESVKIGELPLGVPQNLIPFITQTAAGMRAELSVFGDDYDTPDGTAVRDYIHVVDLAKAHIAALNRLIEKNNKEAYEFFNVGTGTGSSVLEVINAFESANGVKLNYKIVDRRAGDITAAYADTTIANKELNWKTELSLETALKSAWEWQKKQK, encoded by the coding sequence ATGGCTAAGCAAATATTAGTTACGGGAGGTTTAGGATTTATCGGATCTCATACTGTAGTAGAATTACAAAACGCAGGATTTGACGTAGTAGTAATTGATGATTTATCTAATACAACCATTAAAGTTTTAGATCAAATTACAGAAATCACTGGTACAAAACCAGCTTTTGAACAGATTGACTTACGTATTAAAGCAGATGTTAAAACCTTTTTTGATAAATATCAAATTGATGGAATTATTCATTTTGCTGCTTTTAAAGCTGTAGGAGAAAGCATGCACAAACCTTTAGATTATTACGAAAATAATTTAGGTGCTTTGGTTTATCTTTTACAAGAAATGAGAGATAGAAAATTAGACAACTTTATTTTCTCTTCTTCATGTACTGTTTATGGTCAAGCAGATGAATTGCCAATTACTGAAAAAGCTCCAGTTAAAAAAGCAGAATCTGTATACGGAAACACAAAACAAATTGGTGAAGAAATTATTGAAGATGCTTCTAAAGCACACGGAATTAATGCAATTGCTTTAAGATATTTTAATCCAGTAGGAGCTCACGAATCTGTTAAAATTGGAGAATTACCTTTAGGAGTTCCTCAAAACTTAATTCCTTTTATTACACAAACTGCTGCTGGAATGAGAGCTGAATTATCTGTTTTTGGTGATGATTATGATACTCCTGACGGAACTGCTGTAAGAGATTATATTCACGTGGTAGATTTGGCTAAAGCACACATCGCTGCTTTAAACCGTTTGATTGAAAAAAACAACAAAGAAGCTTACGAATTTTTTAACGTAGGTACAGGAACTGGAAGTTCTGTTTTAGAAGTTATCAATGCTTTTGAAAGTGCTAACGGAGTAAAATTAAACTACAAAATTGTAGATAGAAGAGCTGGAGATATTACTGCTGCTTACGCAGATACTACTATTGCTAACAAAGAGTTAAATTGGAAAACTGAGTTAAGCTTAGAAACTGCTTTAAAATCTGCTTGGGAATGGCAGAAAAAACAAAAATAA
- a CDS encoding DegT/DnrJ/EryC1/StrS family aminotransferase: protein MKKLQMVDLNSQYLDIKEQIDNSIQQVIDQTSFINGPQVQSFKKNLADYLNVKHVIPCGNGTDALQISLMALGLQPGDEVITVDFTFAATVEVIKLLGLTPVLIDVELDTFNLSVSALEKAITPKTKAIVPVHLFGQCANMEAILSLAKKHNLFVVEDTAQALGADYIFADGTTKKAGTIGTIGTTSFFPSKNLGCYGDGGAIFTNDDDLAHTLKGITNHGMYQKYYYDIVGVNSRLDSIQANILNIKLPYLDTYNKARQQAADFYNNAFATCPHIITPTTSIFSIHVFHQYTLRITNGKRDDLHEYLKEQNIPNAIYYPVPLHNQKAYQQENVIEENYSNTNSLVEQVISLPMHTALEKEQLELITKTILNYINNTY from the coding sequence ATGAAGAAACTTCAAATGGTTGACTTAAATAGTCAATACCTAGACATAAAAGAACAAATTGACAACTCTATTCAACAAGTAATAGATCAAACTTCTTTTATAAACGGTCCACAAGTTCAAAGTTTCAAAAAAAACTTAGCAGATTACTTAAATGTAAAACACGTAATTCCTTGTGGAAATGGAACCGATGCTTTACAAATCTCTTTAATGGCTTTAGGTTTACAGCCAGGTGATGAAGTAATTACTGTTGATTTTACTTTTGCTGCTACTGTTGAAGTTATAAAACTACTTGGATTAACCCCTGTTTTAATTGATGTTGAATTAGACACTTTTAACCTTAGTGTTTCTGCTTTAGAAAAAGCCATCACTCCAAAAACAAAAGCCATTGTACCTGTACATTTATTTGGACAATGTGCCAATATGGAAGCTATTTTAAGTTTAGCAAAAAAACACAATCTATTTGTTGTAGAAGACACAGCACAGGCTTTAGGAGCAGATTATATTTTTGCAGATGGAACCACTAAAAAAGCCGGAACCATAGGAACGATAGGAACAACGTCTTTTTTTCCATCAAAAAACCTTGGATGTTACGGAGATGGTGGAGCTATTTTTACCAATGATGATGATTTGGCTCATACTCTTAAAGGAATTACCAACCATGGAATGTATCAAAAATATTATTACGATATAGTGGGAGTAAATTCTCGTTTAGATAGTATTCAAGCCAATATTTTAAATATCAAACTTCCTTATTTAGATACCTACAACAAAGCAAGACAGCAAGCAGCTGATTTTTACAACAATGCTTTTGCAACCTGCCCACATATTATAACCCCTACTACCTCAATATTTTCTATCCATGTTTTTCATCAATATACTTTAAGAATCACCAATGGTAAAAGAGATGATTTACACGAGTATTTAAAAGAACAAAACATTCCAAACGCAATTTATTACCCTGTTCCTTTGCACAACCAAAAAGCCTATCAGCAAGAAAACGTTATCGAAGAAAATTATAGCAACACCAATTCATTGGTTGAACAAGTAATATCTTTACCTATGCACACCGCTTTAGAAAAAGAGCAACTGGAATTAATTACAAAGACAATACTTAATTATATAAACAATACTTATTAA
- a CDS encoding MarC family protein, producing the protein MIELFKYALTVFIGFFAIMNPIANIPVFISLVANADRKTKKRINKKATLTAFLIVLAFSLLGKFIFEMFGITIPAFKITGGILVFHVGYEMVQSKKPSVKHMQDVDLDENIAISPLAIPVLAGPGTIVTAMNYVANTAYIHIVIVIAIFGLMCYITYWAFQLGDFIVEKTGNNIITVIGKIMGLILAIIGVDMFVEGVKLAFSLT; encoded by the coding sequence ATGATAGAATTATTTAAATATGCTTTGACAGTTTTTATTGGCTTTTTTGCCATTATGAACCCCATTGCTAATATTCCGGTTTTTATTTCATTGGTAGCCAATGCAGATCGTAAAACCAAAAAAAGAATTAATAAAAAAGCCACACTAACAGCATTTCTGATAGTGTTGGCTTTTTCCCTTTTAGGAAAATTTATTTTTGAAATGTTTGGTATTACCATACCTGCTTTTAAAATTACAGGAGGTATTTTGGTTTTTCATGTAGGTTACGAAATGGTACAATCTAAAAAACCTAGTGTAAAACACATGCAAGATGTTGATCTTGATGAAAATATTGCTATCTCACCTTTGGCCATCCCTGTATTGGCTGGTCCAGGAACCATTGTAACTGCTATGAACTATGTTGCTAACACTGCATACATCCACATTGTCATTGTTATTGCTATTTTTGGATTGATGTGTTATATTACATATTGGGCTTTTCAATTAGGAGATTTTATTGTAGAAAAAACAGGAAACAACATCATTACTGTTATTGGTAAAATAATGGGATTAATACTTGCTATTATTGGTGTAGATATGTTTGTGGAAGGTGTTAAACTTGCCTTTTCGTTAACCTAA
- a CDS encoding cation diffusion facilitator family transporter: MSHHHHHHDASKNIRTVFFLNLSFTILEIIGGFYVNSVAIISYAVHDLGDSLSLGFSWYMQEKSKKKPSKKFTFGYKRLSLLGALVNSLVLLTGSIFVIYAAIDRLITPQYSDAKGMLIFAIFGVLVNGYAAWKISSGKTLNERVLSWHLIEDVLGWLAVMIVAIVLNFKNIPYLDPALSILITLYILWNVIKRLKETLYLFLQAQPLDIDIDIIKKEILDISDINTIHHTHIWSLDGERHVFTTHIILKTDSTLKEMLQVKKDIKKILKKYPFDHITIETEFANGDCSM; this comes from the coding sequence ATGTCACATCATCACCATCATCACGATGCAAGTAAAAACATCAGAACGGTTTTCTTTCTAAACCTTTCCTTTACTATTCTAGAAATTATTGGTGGTTTTTACGTAAATAGTGTGGCTATTATTTCTTATGCAGTTCATGACTTAGGTGATAGTTTATCCTTAGGATTTTCTTGGTACATGCAAGAAAAGTCAAAGAAAAAACCTAGCAAAAAATTTACATTTGGCTATAAACGTTTGTCTTTACTTGGAGCGCTAGTCAATAGTCTAGTCCTTTTAACTGGATCTATTTTTGTTATCTATGCAGCCATTGATAGATTGATTACCCCACAATATTCTGACGCAAAAGGAATGTTGATTTTTGCCATTTTTGGAGTATTAGTAAACGGTTATGCTGCATGGAAAATAAGTAGTGGAAAAACTTTAAACGAAAGGGTATTATCATGGCATTTAATAGAAGATGTACTAGGTTGGTTAGCCGTAATGATTGTAGCTATTGTCTTAAATTTTAAAAACATCCCCTATTTAGATCCTGCACTATCTATTTTAATTACTCTCTATATTCTTTGGAATGTTATTAAAAGACTTAAAGAAACTTTATATTTGTTTTTACAAGCTCAACCCTTAGACATAGATATTGATATCATCAAAAAAGAAATTTTAGATATTTCTGATATTAACACCATTCATCACACCCATATTTGGTCTTTAGATGGAGAGCGACATGTATTTACCACTCATATTATTTTAAAAACAGATAGTACTTTAAAAGAAATGTTACAGGTAAAAAAAGACATAAAAAAGATACTTAAAAAATATCCTTTTGATCATATTACAATCGAAACTGAATTTGCCAATGGAGATTGTTCTATGTAA
- a CDS encoding DNA-binding protein, protein MEDFEVGQEVGIIVGSFSKLGITVLVDEVCEGMLYSNEVYQRLEEGQRLKGYVKKVRDDGKLDVSLQPIGFRNSITKFQVQILNALRAHNGFLPITDKSEPDTIKYELGMSKKAFKNAIGGLYKNKVITLEENGIRLLEHTN, encoded by the coding sequence ATGGAAGATTTTGAAGTAGGTCAAGAGGTTGGAATTATAGTAGGGAGTTTTTCCAAATTAGGAATTACTGTTTTGGTAGATGAGGTTTGTGAAGGAATGTTGTATAGCAATGAAGTATATCAACGCTTAGAAGAAGGGCAAAGATTAAAAGGTTATGTTAAGAAAGTAAGAGATGATGGAAAGCTAGATGTTTCTTTGCAACCTATTGGTTTTAGAAATAGTATTACCAAGTTTCAAGTGCAAATTTTAAATGCATTAAGAGCTCATAACGGATTTTTACCTATTACTGATAAATCAGAACCAGACACGATTAAGTATGAGTTAGGAATGAGTAAAAAAGCTTTTAAAAATGCTATTGGAGGTTTGTATAAAAACAAAGTAATTACTTTAGAAGAAAATGGAATTCGTTTGCTAGAGCATACCAATTAA
- the menD gene encoding 2-succinyl-5-enolpyruvyl-6-hydroxy-3-cyclohexene-1-carboxylic-acid synthase produces MKYPENELAQMVIASCVANHIHEVVISPGSRNAPLTIGFSQVSTINTYSIVDERCAAFVALGMAQKTKKPTVVSCTSGSALLNYYPAVAEAFYGNIPLIVISADRPKEMIDIGDGQTIRQEGVFKNHILFEANLTAIQNEVDRAYNKKLLFKAISVANKQKGPVHINVPFDEPLYNLVDDLLSYPLVEQQEEQLLQEKALEVKELEPYAEIWNKATKKIVLLGVSQPSKLLQTQINHLLKDPSVLVLTETTSNINNEGVINSIDQFLAGLTEEEKSFYQPEVLLTIGGLVVSKKIKQYLRAFKPKHHFAVHPTFGYDTFQCLTKYFKISTELFFSQFFWLTKPVESNYQAQGLAVKKSRKIAHQKYADATKYSDFKVFDLVNKSLPLQSVLQLSNSATVRYAQLFDINDDIAVFCNRGTSGIDGSTSTAIGSAMKTQKQVTLVTGDLSFLYDSNALWSQYIPANFRIVIVNNSGGGIFKILPGPKQTNALSYFETPHDYTAEHLAKMYGFEYVKATDLDSTKKGLETFYNESKQPKILEVFTPSNSNDEVLRTYFEKFKA; encoded by the coding sequence ATGAAATATCCTGAAAATGAATTGGCTCAAATGGTCATCGCTTCCTGTGTTGCCAATCATATACACGAGGTGGTCATATCACCTGGTTCTCGTAATGCTCCGTTAACCATTGGTTTTAGTCAAGTTTCAACTATAAATACTTATAGTATTGTAGATGAGCGTTGTGCTGCTTTTGTGGCTTTGGGAATGGCTCAAAAAACTAAAAAACCTACAGTTGTTAGCTGTACTTCTGGTTCTGCATTGTTAAATTACTATCCGGCAGTAGCCGAAGCTTTTTATGGAAATATTCCTTTAATTGTGATTTCTGCAGATAGACCAAAAGAAATGATTGACATAGGTGATGGGCAAACCATTCGTCAAGAAGGAGTGTTTAAGAACCATATTTTATTTGAAGCGAATTTAACAGCTATTCAAAACGAGGTTGATAGAGCATATAACAAGAAATTACTGTTTAAGGCTATAAGTGTAGCAAATAAACAGAAAGGACCTGTACATATTAATGTGCCTTTTGATGAACCACTTTACAATTTGGTTGATGATTTGTTAAGTTATCCTTTGGTAGAACAACAAGAGGAACAATTATTACAAGAAAAAGCATTAGAGGTTAAAGAATTGGAGCCTTATGCAGAAATTTGGAACAAGGCTACTAAAAAAATAGTATTGCTTGGAGTGAGTCAACCAAGTAAATTGTTACAAACACAAATTAACCACTTGTTAAAAGATCCTTCTGTATTGGTGTTAACAGAAACTACATCAAATATAAATAACGAAGGAGTTATCAACAGTATAGATCAATTTTTGGCAGGCTTAACAGAGGAAGAAAAGAGTTTTTATCAACCAGAAGTTTTGTTAACTATTGGAGGCCTAGTAGTGTCAAAAAAAATAAAACAATACTTAAGAGCTTTTAAGCCAAAGCATCATTTTGCTGTACATCCAACATTTGGTTACGATACTTTTCAATGTTTAACTAAATATTTTAAAATTTCTACAGAGTTGTTTTTTAGTCAATTTTTTTGGTTAACAAAACCAGTAGAAAGCAATTATCAAGCACAAGGATTGGCTGTTAAAAAATCAAGAAAAATAGCACATCAAAAATATGCAGATGCTACTAAATATTCTGATTTTAAAGTGTTTGATTTGGTAAACAAGTCTTTACCTTTGCAATCTGTATTGCAGTTAAGTAATAGTGCTACGGTGCGTTATGCACAGTTGTTTGACATCAATGATGATATTGCTGTTTTTTGTAACAGAGGAACAAGTGGAATTGATGGAAGTACTTCTACAGCCATTGGATCCGCGATGAAAACTCAAAAACAAGTAACCTTGGTTACAGGAGATTTGAGTTTTTTATATGATAGCAATGCGCTATGGAGCCAATATATTCCTGCCAATTTTAGAATTGTTATTGTGAACAATAGTGGAGGAGGTATTTTTAAAATATTGCCAGGGCCAAAGCAAACTAATGCATTGTCTTATTTTGAAACGCCACATGACTATACCGCAGAGCATTTGGCAAAAATGTATGGATTTGAATATGTAAAAGCTACAGATTTAGATAGTACAAAAAAAGGGTTGGAAACTTTTTATAATGAAAGTAAGCAACCAAAAATATTAGAAGTTTTTACGCCTAGCAATAGTAATGATGAGGTGTTAAGAACTTATTTTGAAAAGTTTAAAGCATAA
- a CDS encoding thioredoxin family protein, translating into MKTLKIISLLALVVIVSAFTINPKNNDKGYVVGDVAADFSLKNIDGKMVSLADYKDAKGFIVTFTCNTCPYAVAYEDRIIALNNKYASKGYPVIAIMPNNTAVKPGDNLDAMKQRATEKGFTFPYLIDKEQTVYPKYGATKTPHIFLLQKTSKGNVVKYIGAIDDNYKDVNAVKEKYVENAVDALLAGNNIPVKETRAIGCSIKK; encoded by the coding sequence ATGAAAACACTTAAAATCATCAGTTTATTAGCACTTGTAGTTATTGTGAGTGCCTTTACCATCAATCCAAAAAATAATGATAAAGGATATGTTGTAGGAGATGTAGCAGCAGATTTCTCTTTAAAAAATATTGATGGAAAAATGGTTTCTTTAGCCGATTATAAGGATGCCAAAGGGTTTATAGTTACGTTTACTTGTAATACCTGTCCGTATGCTGTAGCCTATGAAGATAGAATTATAGCTTTAAACAATAAATATGCCTCAAAAGGTTATCCGGTGATAGCTATTATGCCTAATAATACAGCTGTAAAACCTGGAGATAATTTAGATGCAATGAAACAAAGAGCTACAGAAAAAGGATTTACTTTTCCTTACTTAATTGATAAGGAGCAAACTGTTTATCCAAAGTATGGAGCAACTAAAACACCACATATTTTCTTATTACAAAAAACAAGCAAAGGAAATGTAGTGAAATATATTGGAGCTATTGATGATAATTATAAAGATGTAAATGCAGTAAAAGAAAAATATGTAGAGAACGCTGTAGATGCTTTACTAGCAGGAAATAATATTCCTGTAAAAGAAACCAGAGCTATTGGTTGTAGTATAAAGAAATAA
- a CDS encoding penicillin acylase family protein, with the protein MKVFKKVIIVVFSLLVGLFAVGYGYLQYLKPTYKGTINLDGVEGSEVYFDSIGVPHIFADSEQKAMNVFGYVHAQERLWQMELLRRIAAGRLSEILGKDLLDVDVFFSNLGIDETVNNQVKNLDNNPKVKALVEAYLKGINAYIDNGPTPIEFSLLGIEKEHYSAKDIYYVTAYMAFNFAHAFKTDPVLTHIKNNLGAEYLKDLAIEVDENTVYQENYDVRKNSISSINHLLEKLPFPQLIGSNAWVLAPEKTTTGKVMLENDPHIGFAQPQVWYQAHIRTPNYKNYGFYLGLFPFPLLAHNRDYAFGITMFENDDLDFYQIQQNPKDSTKYSTAMGYYDYELIEKQINIKGEKPKNIIIKKTVLGTVFNNDKEQDSLPTVVQWVYNEKPNQVLQTAYGINHAKDIYDFENYIATLSAPGLNFVYGDKNDNIGLWSAGQLYKHLSPEVNTKFILNGKDLSQLQKEWLPFSKNPKAINPPKGFVFTSNVQPEAVDGVLYPGYYLSKDRAVEIKKAIESKEKLSVSDMKSMTNSHTNTTAVKNVNDLAYGIDIDELNDFELVVLDRLVKWKGNHGLDNIEPTIYYKLIFRLWKNTFEDELGIEDFKDFVNSNLSRRTQNKYLKNPNSVWWDNVSTLRKETFKEIVTTSFKSSVEELKIALGDDINEWKWSKVHTVTYEHALAKMDLLKKIFNVGPFPMVGGNETINNLMFDYTEGNEFKVNAGPSSRRVIDFSDVENSYAVTPTGQSGYFLSPFYSNQTTYYNTGKYYKMLMNEEEIKKSDMVLKFK; encoded by the coding sequence ATGAAGGTTTTCAAGAAAGTTATCATAGTGGTTTTTTCCCTACTAGTAGGTTTATTTGCTGTAGGTTATGGGTATTTACAATATTTAAAACCTACCTATAAAGGAACAATTAATCTTGATGGAGTAGAGGGTTCCGAGGTCTATTTTGACAGCATTGGTGTCCCTCATATTTTTGCCGATTCTGAACAAAAAGCAATGAACGTTTTTGGATATGTACACGCGCAAGAACGTTTGTGGCAAATGGAATTATTAAGAAGAATTGCGGCAGGAAGATTGTCCGAAATTTTAGGTAAAGATTTATTAGATGTTGATGTGTTTTTCTCAAATTTAGGAATTGATGAAACTGTAAATAATCAAGTAAAAAACCTAGATAATAACCCAAAAGTTAAAGCACTTGTAGAGGCATATTTAAAAGGAATTAATGCTTATATAGATAATGGACCTACACCTATTGAGTTTTCTTTGTTGGGGATAGAAAAAGAGCATTATTCGGCTAAAGATATTTATTATGTTACCGCATACATGGCTTTTAATTTTGCTCATGCTTTTAAAACCGATCCTGTACTAACACATATAAAAAATAATTTAGGAGCTGAATATCTAAAAGATTTGGCTATTGAGGTAGATGAAAATACTGTTTATCAAGAAAATTATGATGTTAGAAAAAATAGTATTTCTAGTATAAATCATCTACTAGAAAAACTACCATTTCCACAATTAATTGGTAGTAATGCTTGGGTATTGGCTCCAGAAAAAACAACTACAGGTAAAGTAATGCTTGAAAACGACCCACATATTGGTTTTGCACAACCACAGGTATGGTATCAAGCACATATTAGAACGCCAAACTATAAAAATTATGGGTTTTATTTGGGCTTGTTTCCTTTTCCGTTGTTAGCACATAATAGAGATTATGCTTTTGGAATAACCATGTTTGAAAATGATGATTTAGACTTTTATCAAATTCAACAAAATCCAAAAGATAGCACAAAGTATAGCACAGCTATGGGCTATTATGATTATGAATTGATTGAAAAGCAAATAAATATTAAAGGAGAAAAACCTAAAAACATCATTATTAAAAAAACGGTTTTAGGAACTGTTTTTAATAATGATAAAGAACAAGATAGCTTGCCAACCGTGGTGCAATGGGTGTATAACGAAAAACCTAATCAGGTGTTGCAAACAGCTTATGGAATTAATCATGCAAAAGATATTTATGATTTTGAAAACTACATAGCTACGTTGTCTGCTCCTGGGTTGAACTTTGTTTATGGTGATAAAAATGATAATATTGGTTTATGGTCTGCAGGGCAGTTATACAAACATTTATCTCCCGAAGTAAACACCAAGTTTATATTAAACGGAAAAGATTTGTCTCAGCTCCAAAAAGAATGGTTGCCATTTAGTAAAAATCCAAAGGCGATTAACCCTCCTAAAGGATTTGTATTTACCTCCAATGTACAACCAGAAGCTGTAGATGGAGTTTTATATCCAGGGTATTATTTATCAAAAGATAGGGCTGTAGAAATTAAAAAAGCAATAGAGTCTAAAGAAAAATTATCTGTTAGTGATATGAAAAGTATGACCAATAGCCACACCAACACGACTGCTGTTAAAAATGTTAATGATTTGGCTTATGGAATTGATATTGATGAGCTAAATGATTTTGAATTAGTTGTACTAGACAGGTTGGTAAAATGGAAAGGAAATCACGGATTAGATAATATAGAGCCAACCATTTATTATAAATTAATTTTTAGACTTTGGAAAAATACTTTTGAAGATGAATTGGGAATTGAGGATTTTAAAGATTTTGTGAACTCTAATTTGTCAAGAAGAACTCAAAATAAATACTTAAAAAATCCAAATTCAGTTTGGTGGGATAATGTCTCTACTTTAAGAAAAGAAACTTTTAAAGAGATTGTAACTACATCTTTTAAAAGTTCTGTAGAAGAGTTAAAAATTGCTTTGGGTGATGATATTAATGAATGGAAATGGTCTAAAGTACACACGGTAACATACGAACATGCTTTGGCTAAAATGGATTTGCTTAAAAAGATTTTTAACGTAGGACCTTTTCCTATGGTTGGTGGAAATGAAACCATCAACAATTTAATGTTTGATTATACAGAGGGTAATGAATTTAAGGTAAATGCAGGGCCATCAAGTCGTAGAGTAATAGATTTTTCTGATGTAGAAAATTCTTATGCGGTAACACCAACAGGACAATCAGGATATTTTTTAAGTCCTTTTTACAGTAATCAAACAACGTATTACAATACAGGAAAGTATTATAAAATGCTGATGAACGAGGAGGAAATTAAAAAGAGTGATATGGTTTTAAAGTTTAAATAA
- a CDS encoding DUF481 domain-containing protein: MRNQLLLLFITFSISTLYANSTIVKKDTITTTDNTVLIGDIKNLDALKLIISTNYSKDDLHLKWNNIASIKSDKNFTFFFSNGERIRGKISDINLDFIEIRNDKTTNKFLRKQLISFKLTDDLFHDRFDAHTEFSLSHKKALNYFQYSTDLGVNYDTKKISLLFDLNINNVHTNSTDNIKRLTLNTGVDNYLKNNFYISSRVKLFKNSQQNLDLRTTTSTAFGVKFINRPKIVSNVTIGLSLNNERFTQNNFHENSIEIYSGLKIKLLDFNKNTLEFNSHHYLSTTSGKRFRADSQLDYKHDLPHSLYMKASYSYNYDSQISEASKKLDYITNLGIGWKFK, translated from the coding sequence ATGAGAAATCAACTACTATTACTTTTTATTACATTTAGTATTTCTACACTTTATGCTAACAGCACCATAGTTAAAAAAGATACTATTACTACTACAGACAATACAGTTCTAATTGGAGATATTAAAAATTTAGATGCTTTAAAATTAATCATCAGTACAAATTATAGTAAAGATGATTTACACTTAAAATGGAACAATATAGCATCTATAAAATCAGATAAAAACTTTACTTTTTTCTTTTCTAATGGAGAAAGAATTAGAGGAAAAATATCAGACATTAATCTTGATTTTATCGAAATTAGAAATGATAAAACCACTAATAAATTTTTAAGAAAACAACTTATAAGTTTTAAACTAACCGACGATTTGTTTCATGATAGATTTGATGCACATACAGAATTTTCTCTATCCCATAAAAAAGCACTAAATTATTTTCAATACAGTACAGATCTTGGAGTAAATTATGATACTAAAAAAATAAGTTTACTTTTTGATTTAAACATCAACAATGTACACACCAATAGCACTGATAATATTAAAAGACTAACCTTAAATACAGGAGTTGATAATTATTTAAAAAACAACTTTTACATAAGTAGTAGAGTTAAATTATTTAAAAACTCTCAACAAAACCTAGATTTAAGAACCACAACTTCTACTGCTTTTGGAGTAAAATTCATCAACAGACCTAAGATAGTATCTAACGTAACTATTGGATTATCTTTAAACAACGAAAGATTTACTCAAAATAATTTCCACGAAAATAGTATTGAAATCTATTCTGGATTAAAAATAAAGTTGTTAGATTTTAACAAAAACACATTAGAATTTAACTCACATCATTATTTATCTACAACAAGTGGTAAAAGATTTAGGGCAGATTCTCAACTAGATTACAAACATGATTTACCTCATTCTCTCTATATGAAAGCATCATATAGCTACAATTATGATAGTCAAATATCTGAGGCTAGTAAGAAACTTGATTACATCACTAATTTAGGTATTGGCTGGAAGTTTAAATAA
- a CDS encoding TlpA disulfide reductase family protein produces the protein MRIIVLFMSFFVLISCQNSKKKEEKKVKKTENVEKLEVYDFNGFKKFLEQKDDKVYVVNFWATWCAPCVKELPYFEKIGENYKDKNVEVLLVSLDFPNQYNTKLKPFLKEKNIQSKVIALDDVDMNTWIPKVDESWSGALPATIIYKNDSSKFFEQSFTYETLENEIKQFLN, from the coding sequence ATGAGAATCATTGTTTTATTTATGTCGTTTTTTGTTTTAATTTCTTGTCAAAATTCTAAAAAGAAGGAAGAGAAAAAAGTAAAAAAGACAGAAAATGTAGAGAAATTAGAAGTATATGATTTTAATGGTTTTAAAAAGTTTTTAGAACAAAAGGATGATAAGGTTTATGTGGTTAATTTTTGGGCAACATGGTGTGCTCCATGTGTAAAAGAGTTACCTTATTTTGAAAAAATAGGAGAAAATTATAAAGATAAAAATGTAGAAGTTCTTTTGGTGAGTTTAGATTTTCCTAATCAATACAATACAAAACTAAAACCTTTCTTAAAGGAGAAAAATATACAATCAAAAGTAATTGCTTTAGATGATGTTGATATGAATACTTGGATTCCTAAAGTTGATGAAAGTTGGTCTGGTGCTTTACCTGCTACCATCATTTACAAAAATGATTCAAGTAAGTTTTTTGAGCAATCTTTTACTTATGAAACTTTAGAAAATGAAATCAAACAATTTTTAAATTAA